TTGATATAATATTTGCATTTTTACCTTTACATACTATTGCCCTTTGCTATAATATTTTACTATTAAAAAACAGACATTTTACATTGCACTTTTGAGGAAGCTTGctagtaagcatttcattgcaccGTTTACACTGTATCCTGTGCAAATGACCAATAAACTTGGATTTTATTAGATTTGTTGACTAAGGGAGACAGGCACAGACAGCtgtgcatggctgcatctcactgtagtaggctgTAGGCTATGTTTTGGTTATTTGGGTCTCCATTCTCCTTTTGTTTACTGCGtgtgtttactgttaatgtaactagcctaaatatagattgtgtcatgcctttaatcgatcagatattttgtttactaGGCTTACTGCTTGGTACtgctgttttgttctgttcgcaTTCGTTCACATTCGTAGTTCTGTCggtattctaagccaaactgctattcagtatttttctttgcatgcatgaataactaggctactactttcagcatttaacttgcattattttggtaagacagctgtgtgtatggctgcattcacataggctgtttgtaataggtgaattgCCTTATCTATCTTGTAGCAAAAACGGCTTAGATGTAGGGCGCTGTTCATTGTGCTGATACAGTGCAGCAGATATAGGCTACAGATTTTAAAAGCATTCAATGATCTTGGAGTGTCTGCATTTTaactttatgtttattgtggtgtAGCGTGAttatataagcagaattcaatacaATTCCAATGTAAGAACCCCCATAAAATGTGCCCCCTCGCCGATTTcaactgcccccttagtcactttaccctggcGCTGGGTCTGGTTCCAGCATACACGTCTGTAAGTAGACAACATCAGTTTGACATTGACGAAAGGGCAGAGTTAGGACATCCGTCTTTCTTGCGTCACTGCCTTATCCGCTTGTTGCAATGCATGTATATTACATAAATGTATAGTTCTGCATGTGATGGATGTTTGTGTGTTATTAATTTAACTACTTTTCTCAATTAACACATTTTCTTGGTTTTCAGTAACAAGATGTCTGATGAAAACTTCTATGAAGATCCTGACATCATCAATGAAATTAAGAACTGCGACAAGTTTACCCAAGCAGAGAACGCAGCCAAGGAAAAGAAGGACCTGGATCTCCTGGAGAATGTGACCCTTAGCATCGTTAATGCCTTTCTTGGACTCAGAGATGGGGACGAGGGAGCAGCAGAAACCGGAGTGACCAAGACCACCATGAAGGCCATCAGTTACAGCCCACCCTACCATGCCTAACGTGTACATCTGGGACCCCAAACTTTAAAGCAAAGAAGTATCTAAAGGAGGTCAGGTTTGAAACCTACGACTTCTTCATCATCATTGGCACGGTGAGGTTCAAAGAGAACGACATCATGCTGGCCAAAGAAATCCAGAAGATGAAGAAGATGTTTTACTTTGTCCGGTCTAAGATCGACAACGACATCCGAGCCGAGGCATGGAAGAAGAACTACAGGGAGGAAGATTTGCTCTCCAAGATCAGACAGAACTGTGAGGAGTACCTGAAGACCGAAGGGAACCCAAAAGTCTTCCTCATCTCCACCTTTAGAGCTGGGGAAGTAAGATTCCCAGCAGCTGATCGACTCTCTCGAAAAACCTCCCAGGGCACAAGCGGTCCGCCTTGATCCAGTCTCTGCTGGTTTGCTCCAAAGTCATGATTGAAAAGAAGaggaaatatattttcaaaactGCCTGCGCTGCAGCTGCTGCCGCCTCCACCACAGCAGCTGTACCCATCCCTGGCTTCTCGGTGGGCTGTAAGATTGGTATTATGCAGGCCTTCCTCTACAGGGCCTTCATATTCTTTGGACTGGATGAGAAATCCCTCCAGAGACTCTCAGAACGTGTCAATAAGCCAATGGGTGAACTGAGCTCAACGATGAAGTCTCGCTTCGCTGGGGGAGTCGATGAGAAGGTTGTGGCTGGAATGCTGAGTACAACAGCCATGGTGGCAGCCAAGACCATTGAGGTTGTGTTGACTAGCATACCTGCCATTGGTAGTTTTGGGTCAGTGGGGATTGCCTTTGCCACTACACTACACCTTCTGGACAAGGGAATAAAAGAGATGGTGGAGGATGCTAAAGCAGTGCTCATGGCGGCAGGCGTAGAATGACGTAAACATAATCAAACTGAGAAAACCTTTTCTTCATGGTGGATGCTACAAGCGCTGTAGATACATCTCTTACAGGTCAAATGTCAATGTCAAATGTCTAatcactcccgagtggcgcagtggtctaaggcactgcatcgcagtgctagctgtgccactagagatcctggttcgagtccaggctctgtcgcgaccgggagacccaggggcggcgcacaattggtccaaggtaggggagggtttggccggcagggatgtgggttcgtttcccacggggagccagtatatgaaaaataaaaaataaacatgtatgcattcactaactgtaagtcgctctggataagagcgtctgctaaatgactaaaatgtaatcacTTTTGTTACCATGACAATAAAGAGTCAGGAACCCAAGGTTTGAGTTTGTTAACTTAGTTATAGCGTTGTTATTAGAGTTAGCATCATTATTAGAATTAGCATTGTTGTTAGCTATACCATCATTATTAGCATTAGCATCATCAGCAGCATTAGCATTGTGTAGTGCAATACAATGGATGCTATACATTTGTTAGCATATCTTTGTTAGCATGGTTACTTTTCCATTTGATTTGTCTTTGCCAACTAATGTCCTGCTCTGTACTCTATACCAATGTCACTATTTGATTGTACTAGTAACTAGTAGGTGGATACTTGGGAAATGCCAAACAGTGGAAGAGTACCTCTTATTCTTTCAATGTTTTATTAGTCTTTGTGTCATCTAATTTTACATTATTACAATTTTTGATGTGACTTTATATATTGTAGTGGTCTACCCTGTTACCTAAATCATTGATTGTTTGTGTATTGTTTTTTTATTGACACAAAGAATTGTAATAAAAAAGACAAACATACAGTAGGATCTGAAGTGAAAGATGTCATTTTATTGACTAGATGTCCCTTTGTCTTCCTGCATGTATCAACATCagccttctatctctctctacttaatcttcttctctctctctctctccctctctctttctctctactctgGTGGGGAGGGCACAGGCTAGTAGTTGGTGATGGTCTCTTGGATCCAGGGCAGCAGGGCACAGACCTTGGTGTAGACACCAGGGTAGTTGGGCTGGGCACAGCCAACACCCCAGGACACGATGCCATGCAGCTCTCCGTTACACACCAGGGGACCGCCAGAGTCACCCTGAaagagaaatagagggagagagagagagggagataatgaATTAATATATAAATGAATGAACAAACAAATGAAATGTTCTGTTTGTGAGGTTGCAGGGGTATTCTCCATACCTGACAGGAGTCCTTGCCTCCCTCCAGGTATCCGGCACACACCATGGTATCAGTGATTTGGCCAGGGTAGGACCCCTCACAGTCCTTATTAGACAGGATGGGGATGTCCACACACTGCAGGTTAAATGGGTtgaacactgagagagagagagagagagagagagagagagagagagagagagagagagagagagagagagagagacagagagagagagagagagagagagagagagagagagagagagagagagagagagagagagagagagagagagagagagagagagagagagagagagagaatgtaagtGTTATTCTCAGAAGTAGCTACCCTCTCAGGACTCTCATCACCAGACTTGTCAACAAGAAAATTGACTTGCTGATTCCCCATcaacatgtaggcctacagtgagCTACAGTTTAAAGAAGATGTAATTTAGTTGATTGCATTCAATAACCCATATTTTCTAATCTCATCCCAATCTCATCCTCATTCCACCCCATCCCACACTACACTCTGTCTGCATACATACCAGAGTCGGTGTAGATGTTTCCCCATCCAGACACCACACACATGTCCCCAGCCTTGGGGCAGGCCGTGGGCAGGGCGATGGGCTTGACAAACTCATTGAGAGTGACAGGGTGGGCCAGCTTCAACAGCATAATGTCGTGGTCCAGGGTCTGGTAGTTGTAGCTCTGGTGCCAGTAGATGGCGTCCACAGACATGTACTGCTCCGTACCCTCGTGCTTCCAGATGTGGTGGTCACCCAGGATGGCAAGCTGACTCcaaggactggagagagagagagagagagagagagagagagagagagagagagagggcatgatttatgagaggaaggagagaagtaAGGGATGAAGTTGAAGAAGTGGAGAGAGGAAGGCACATAAgacaagaaggagagagaggggtagacagAAAGTGAAGACAGAAGGAAAATTGGAGAATGGACAGCGGGACAAAAAAAATTGAACTTTACATGGTTCTTATATAAGGTTTGTGTGAATGAACTAACAGCAGAAGAGAGGCCTAAGGGAGGCGCAGTAAAGGGAAAAGACGGTTGACTGTGACCTTGCAGTACTCACTTCATCCAGCAGTGGGCGGCAGAGATGATCCACTGGTCGTTTATGAGGGAGCCGCCACAGAAGTGGTAGCCAATGTTAAGAGAGGCTTGCCAAGGCTGGGAGTGAGCCTCACACTCATAACCCCCCACGATCCTGTCATCCATAGGAGCTGCCactgagggagggaaggagaggaaggtagagggagTGTCagatgagaaagagaggaggatggagagagggagtagtgTTCAGAGATATGAGAGGAGGAAGGTGACAGAAGACAGAGAGATGCAGAGGTTAGAGATATACAAGATGGGCAAAAGGAGAGCATTAAGCTAATGTCCACATTGTCTGTAAAATatgtgtgtctctatgtgtgtgtgtgtgtgttacctgcagcCCCCAGGAGTGTGAGTACAATCAGGCCAATCATTGTGCTGCGGAGACAAGTCTTCATTCATCAGACTGGAGATGTGCACTCTGCGATTTGCTACATTTATACTTTTATCTCAACTGCTATCCCTCCACCCTGCCCTGCCCCCTTTCCAAACGCTCCTGCCCCTTCATGCCTCATCTTATCACAAACCCCCCTTCCATTCTGCCaagtactccgagcatgcgtttATCCCATTCCTCACGCCAATTTCATCATGCTTTTTGAGACATTTTGTTATTGGAATAAGTCACAGCTGCAGCCGTTTCAACCTTGGGACTTGGGACAGAAAGTGTTTAGTGTTGAAACAGTTGTGCTGTTGGCCAGATTGTCAGAGTGGTAGGATCATTGAGACCTTATAGAAGCGGGGGAAATTCTTGTTGTACTTTTCAGGCACCAGTTCTAACATGACAGGTGGCCATTTCTCCCACAGCTCCTGGCCTATATTCAAGGGCATACCAAGAGTACTAAAGAATAGTAGCAGAGATAAGGAAGGCTCTATGAGTAAAATGTGAATAGTAGCAGACAGAAGGATGATTTGCACACTGAAAATGTTTTGCAATCAGTGCATTCAATAGAATAATTAGTTGTTCTGTAAGATGCAACGATAGGAAAGCGAATAGACTTTGTTGGATGAGCACAGGCTGTTAAGTAGCCGTGGTCCTTTTGATACTGCATATGGCCAGCCATGGGTACGTGTCCTTCTGTGCCACATGCCAATTCAAAAGGCTAAATGTCTGTCATGTACAGTTTGCCAGCTACTGGTTAATCACCAGCTAGGTGTACACTCccctacatatttatttggacagtgaagctaaaacttttaatttggctctatactccaataTTTTGAATTTGAgaacaaatgttttatatgaggcgacagtacagaatatcaccttttatttgagggtgttttcatatatatctgttttatcgtttagaaatgaatgcactttatgtatctagtccccccatttgaaggtgtcataagtatttggacatattcacttatagtgtatttaatttagtcaaaagtttagtatttggtcccatattcctagcacacaatgactacatgtattgtgtcattttggagtcacttttattgtaagtaagaatagaagatgtttctgaacacttctacattaatatgGATGTTACCATGATTATGGAGAATCAtgaatgaataatgatgagtgggaAAGTTACAGATGGACAAAGGGCATGCctccaaaacatgctaacctctcaccattaccaataacaggggaggttaggaTTTTCTTGGAGGTATGATATTcatgcatctgtaactttctcactcatcattattcaagattcattcatgattatccgtaatcatggtagcatccacattaatgtagaagtgttgagaaacatattatattcttatttacagtaaaagtgactccaaaatgacacaatacattatttaccattcatctttattgggcacaacataatccgaaacacaaccaaaacaaactgcaaaggcctccaacaagtttgtagagtcacaagcttgatttagcagtggtggaaaaagtattaaATTGTCATGCTTGAGTAAAAgtacaaagtaaaagtaaatgctatacatcaaattccttatattaagcaaaccagatggaatgatttttattttttatttttacagacagccagaggcacactccaacactctcaatacttatgacaccttcaaatgggggactagatacataaagtgctttcatttctaaacggtaaacaGATAAGTATGAAAgcaccctcaaataaaaggtgacatacTGTATggtcgcctcatataaaacattgttCTCAAATTCAAAATGCTGAAGTATAGAggcaaataaaacattttagcttcactgtccaaataaatacatagGGGAGTGTATGTTGCGGAGTGTATGCAGGTGTGTTTCAAAAAATATTGTGGCCAATGTATGCTTGTATGGTTAGGGATAAGGCAGAGTAATGGGGAGGGGGAAGTGATTAGGGTGGTAAGCATGGGGAGGGCAGTGCAGATAGGGGTTGTGTGCATATGGGAGGGCAGTGCAGATAGGGTTTGAGGGGTAAGGGAGGGAAGGTAGGGTTTGaggggtaggggagggagggttTGAGGGGTAGGGGAGGGCAGATAGGGTGTGTATAAATAAAGTCCATGTGCGTGTCCAGGTGTCTTTGATCAGCCAGCGTTCaccggacagacagacaccatgAGACTACTCGCTCTGATACTGCTGGTTGGATCTGCTGGTaattaaatacacacacacccacacacacacacaaacatacagtacTTTAATATACTCTACCAATTATATATCATAAACTATGCGTAGGGAATAGTCATCTTACATGTAGCTTATAACAGCTTTCAACTTTGTTACCCAACAGGTTTCTTTGGGATGTAGAACAATTCTGATGAATGCTATTCAGAGAGCAACAATgtcctcatctctcccctcttGTGACCACTCTCTCTATatggtgtctctctctgtgtgtgtgtgtgtttcagcggCAGTGCCCCGTGAGGATGGTAAGATCATCGGGGGCCAGGAGTGTGAACCTCACTCCCGACCCTGGATGGCCTCCCTCAACTACGGGTACCACTTCTGCGGAGCCGTGCTCATCAACGAGCAGTGGGTGCTCTCTGTCGCTCACTGCTGGTACAAGTGAGTAAGGGTGGAGGGCAGGGGAGGACCAATATGGACCCAAAGGACGGCTATTCTATGTCTTCTGCAATGTAACAATTTGGATCTTTGCAGACTGTGACATGAAGTTGCTCTGTACTCATCATTTTACCACTCTgtctttcccctccctcctctctaccctcttcttcctctccccctcttcctcctctctcagccCCTACGCTATGCAGATCATGCTTGGAGACCACAACCTGCGTGTGTTTGAGGGAACTGAGCAGCTCATGAAGACTCAAAACATAATCTGGCATCCCAGGCAAGCTACATCCCACACTTACCCCTTACCCATCATTTAAGGGAAGCCATTTTATAACAACTGAACCGAGGCTGAATGAGGTTTTATCATATTATATGATGCAATAAGAATCCCTTGGCctatctctcttcttctctctgtagCTATGACTACCAGACGCTGGACTATGACATGATGCTGATCAAGCTGTTCCACCCTGTGGAGATCACTGATTACGTGAAGCCCATCCCGCTGCCCACCGGCTGCCCAAACGCAGGCCTCCCATGCTCCGTCTCCGGCTGGGGCAACACCGCCACCGGAGAGGAGGGTGAGACGGACCAAATACCCCTGCATTTTACCTTTCCAAAACTATAACCACAGAAAGTACACCCAAACACACTATACCAAACAAACTTTACCAACATGAATTATTCCCTCACTACCTTTatccacacacactctaacaACAAACACCTCACCGGAGAAGAGGTATGACTACGGATAAATGATATTAAATGACTGAATCTCCCTGTCTTTTGCTTCCTTCTCAGTAAACATGCCCGCCCGTCTGCAGTGTCTGGACGTGCCCATACTGGAGGATGAGAAGTGTGAGAAGGCCTACCCTGGCATGCTCACCCGCAGGATGGTGTGTGCCGGATACATGGACGGAGGCAGAGACGCATGCAACGTACGTACAGTATATGACTGAGCCCCTTTGCTATCTTTGTTGTGCAGTCATGTAGAAAACACAGTGGTACATATTAGGATCAACCTGAATTGAtttcttacctctctctctctcctctctctgtctctatctctttactctctctctctctctctctcagggggaCTCTGGCAGTGGTCTGGTGTGTTTGGGTGAGGTCCATGGCCTGGTGTCCTGGGGTCAGGGCTGTGCCGTGCCCGGATACCCCGGAGTCTACGTCAAAGTCTGTGAGTTCCTCCCCTGGATCGATGAGACCATGAAGGCCAACATGTAACACCGCTAGCtgctttcctccctgtctctcagacctccactcctctccctccaaactcttcctctctctctcgttctcctccTAGTTCAATACTAAAGTGGAATCAGCACAGAGTGTAAGCATGTCAAACACAATAAAGCCTGAAGTTACACGATCTTCCGTCTGTCTGTCTTAGGAACTACACTTTCATTACTATGTGCATTTTTATTGGTATGATCAGTGGGCAAACTTCTGAGTACATTTTAACAACTTGAGAGAGGTGCAACATTTTTATTTGGGTTTCATGTTTGACCATATTAACATCAAACTATAGTAtgtaggctatatacagtactagCCATACATCCTGGACAAAGTTCTGAGGGACCTGTCATTGGAACTGTGCTGCAGCTACCCTGTTTGCTGTGCAGCAGAGGGCATTAGAGTTTATTTTATTAATTGATATATTAGTAGATCAATAGGGCATTCTCCCTCCATATTAAGGCATACATAAGATCCAGATACATTAGATTAACAATGGCTGTTTTTCAGGAACAGTGCAAATTGACCTTTCTTATTCCTATTATCCATCCATTCTTGAGTCAGTCAGTTTGAGATTTTGTGCTTATCTTTTCTCCCAGTGTCAGGAGGACATggttctctcccgctctctctggcTGAACCCGAGCTCTGCCGTCCTTTCACCCCTTTCTTTATGTCTCTTCTTCGGTTTCACTGAATCTGAGGCCCCTACCCAGGCTGCTCCACCTTCAAGatacatgtttatatatatatatatatatatatatatatatatatatatatatatatatatatatatatatatatatatatatatatagagagagagagagagagagagagaggggttagtgaGGGGTTAGTGAGGCAACTAACTCTCAGTGTGTGTTACAGTAAGTGGAGAAGCCCCTGTAAAATAGCTTATTATTGTATAGAAcagccctccactccctctcccccctcctctctgatACTCACCCTCTCCACaggactggggggaggaggaggggaggtttGGCTCTGAGACAGACTCCTGACTGTTACAAAGAGAACAGAACAACAGCATTCACCACCGTCATGTTTTAACACTTTGGACAGCTAATACTGCATACAAGGTGCTATACAAATAATGTTTACGATTAAAACATGGTACTTGTGGCCGCATTTATTATTTTATGTAGAGCAAGCATATTATTGTGTTACATTAAAAATAAACACAAATTTTCCTGCCAAAAGTTAAGAAAGTCACATTGGGGACAGGCATAGCTGACATGTGAGAGATTGGGAGTGTGGGCGGTTGTCTGAACCCCCCAGAATTCTCCTCCTCACTGCTGGCTAGCTCCTCCCACTGGCATcttaaggggaggagacagaacaCAAGAGCTGTCAATCAAGTTCAATGAGGAAGTGCTGTAACCAAATTACTTGTATTTACTTGTGGAACATTAGGTCACACACAAAGTGGTAAAGTTTCAGGTTATTGAGCTAACCATACAAAGCAAAAGTGTTTATATAAACTGTATTCAGTAAACTGTATGGCTATGGCCAGTACACACCAGACCAAGGGAGGAACAAACAGTGAGCTGAGTTTATTTTggatgtaggctacagtacacaATTCTTCTATTTCCGATAGACATCTTCCATATTGTTGATTCATTTCAAATAATTATTAATAGCCTAAAACGTTATCGATTAGTTATCGGTTATCCATCCACTGCAGTATGCATTTAGAGCTCACCTGTTAGtgctggtggtgtggtgtgtgagcGCTCTGTCTGAGGGGGTGTCACTGTGAGCCTGTGGTGGAATAAGGGCACACTTTTACCTGTGTACCGAAGCCCCAGTTATCAGTAACTATGGGTTAGACGACTTCTTTCCATTGTGGTACTGTTACTATCAATTCTGTagagtgtgtgtatgggggaaCTTACAGAACGCGAGTTAGAGTGGGAGTATTTGGCCAGTGTATCGGGCACAGAGGGCCGTAAGGGGGCTTGTGGGGAAGGGCAGCGGGAGGAGGTGCTGTGtttgggagggaggggtggagcaAGGTGGGAGCTGGGGAACTGGTACTCTTCAGACGACAtctgcatcagagagagagagagagagagagagagagaaaggagagtcaATGCACGAGAAAAAACactaagagacagagacagttaatgagaacccccaccccccaccccctaccccacacacaaccacacacacacaaacacaccccctTCATATAGGCCAGTTTTTTCATGACTAGCTGTATATCCTCCAggtcatcttcctcttcctcctcctcgctGACAGACAGGTAGGGCTCCACCAGGATGGACTCTGTCCCTCTGATGTCACAGCGACAGTATGGGCAGGTGTGTCCATCCGACTTCTGCAACACATGGAATGATCATACCAGGTTAAGCAGAATAAACGTTATGTACACATCTGTTCTGTATGTTAATGTGTATAAACTccagtgtctgtgtatgtgtgggtattgttgtataaaatcaaatcacattttatttgtcacatacttggtaaacaacaggtatagactaacaGGAAAATACTTCCGGGCCCTTCCTAACAATGCAGAGTGAAAAATCATTGCTGAATGTCAAAAAGATTCCCGGGATGCAGTCATTTGGTTCTGTCAAGAGCATACCTGAGCAGATGTATTTCAATGCTGAAAGTGCACTACCCATAATAATGTCCTTTCTGTGGGTTAATTGCATGAAGCTACACTTACAGTAAAGCAACTGGTTTAGCATATCAAATTAAGGTTGAGCATTCTACCGTAGTTCGCTTTGGTAACAATCTGAGTATTCTGTTCAAATCTATTCTATTGTGTGTCTTCTTGTCCCCTGAAGTGTGACTGTGAaagtgtgtgatagtgtgtgatagtgtgtgatagtgtgtgacagtgtgtgaccTGGCGAGGAGTGGAAACTCTAAGGGTAAGTCTCCTCACTGTGAGTGTATCATGAGGAGGATGTACACTTCAGCTCACACAGGAAGTCCTAACCCACATGTTAGGACACGATGGCCAACAATACTGCTCTATGTGCTGCTACACCGGTTCACAGACTGATGTGTAGTTGGCTGGCTCACTGACAGATGCACGGATGGACAGACTAGCctactgacagactgactgacagattaactgactgactgaccaactgactaactgactgattgACAGGTGGATGGGCGGACATATTAACTGACTGACCAAGAACCAATTCCATACCGTTAACCCAAATTGGCATGTTGATGATATATATTTATAAAAGAGGATGTGTCTGGGTGATGTCAGAGACATTGTGTGAGCGAACGGTGTGTGGTTTGGCTTTGAGGATTTTGTTGGTGACGTAGTCAATCACAGagtagacatacagttgaagtcggaattttacatacacttaggttggagtcattaaaactagtttttcaaccacaagttttggcaagtcggttaggacatctactttgtgcatgacacaagtaatttttccaacaattgtttacagacagattaattcccttataattcactgtatcacaattccagtgggtcagaagtttacatacactaagttgactgtgcctttaaacagcttggtaaattccataaaacgatgtcatggctttagaagcttctgataggctaattgacatcatttgagtcaattggaggtgtacctgtggatgtatttcaaggcctaccttcacactcagtgcctctttgcttgacatcatgggaaaatcagaaggaattgtagacctccacaagtctggttcatccttgggagcaatttccaaatgcctgaaggtaccacgttcatctgtacaaacaatagtacgcaagtataaacaccatgggaccacgcagccgtcataaagctcaggaaggagacgcgttctgtctcctagagatgaacgtactttggtgcgaatcaatcccagaacaatagcaaaaggacattgtgaagatgctggaggaaacaggtacaaaagtatctatatctacagtaaaacgagtcctatatcgacataacctgaaaggccgctcagcaaggaagatgccactgctccaaaaccgccataaaaaagccagactacggtttgcaactgcacatggggacaaagatcgtactttttggagaaatgtcctctggtctgatgaaacaaaaatagaactgtttggccataatgatcatcgttatgtttggaggaaaaagggggacgcttgcaagccgaagaacaccatcccaaccgtgaagcacgggggtggcagcatcatgctgtgggggtgttttgctgcaggagggactggtgcacttcacaaaatagatggcatcatgaggaaggaaaattatgtggatatatt
The genomic region above belongs to Coregonus clupeaformis isolate EN_2021a unplaced genomic scaffold, ASM2061545v1 scaf2541, whole genome shotgun sequence and contains:
- the LOC121542844 gene encoding anionic trypsin-1, whose amino-acid sequence is MKTCLRSTMIGLIVLTLLGAAVAAPMDDRIVGGYECEAHSQPWQASLNIGYHFCGGSLINDQWIISAAHCWMNPWSQLAILGDHHIWKHEGTEQYMSVDAIYWHQSYNYQTLDHDIMLLKLAHPVTLNEFVKPIALPTACPKAGDMCVVSGWGNIYTDSVFNPFNLQCVDIPILSNKDCEGSYPGQITDTMVCAGYLEGGKDSCQGDSGGPLVCNGELHGIVSWGVGCAQPNYPGVYTKVCALLPWIQETITNY
- the LOC121542843 gene encoding trypsin isoform X1, which codes for MNAIQRATMSSSLPSCDHSLYMVSLSVCVCVSAAVPREDGKIIGGQECEPHSRPWMASLNYGYHFCGAVLINEQWVLSVAHCWYNPYAMQIMLGDHNLRVFEGTEQLMKTQNIIWHPSYDYQTLDYDMMLIKLFHPVEITDYVKPIPLPTGCPNAGLPCSVSGWGNTATGEEVNMPARLQCLDVPILEDEKCEKAYPGMLTRRMVCAGYMDGGRDACNGDSGSGLVCLGEVHGLVSWGQGCAVPGYPGVYVKVCEFLPWIDETMKANM
- the LOC121542843 gene encoding trypsin isoform X2 translates to MRLLALILLVGSAAAVPREDGKIIGGQECEPHSRPWMASLNYGYHFCGAVLINEQWVLSVAHCWYNPYAMQIMLGDHNLRVFEGTEQLMKTQNIIWHPSYDYQTLDYDMMLIKLFHPVEITDYVKPIPLPTGCPNAGLPCSVSGWGNTATGEEVNMPARLQCLDVPILEDEKCEKAYPGMLTRRMVCAGYMDGGRDACNGDSGSGLVCLGEVHGLVSWGQGCAVPGYPGVYVKVCEFLPWIDETMKANM